From Streptomyces asiaticus, one genomic window encodes:
- a CDS encoding alkyl sulfatase dimerization domain-containing protein — translation MTTSILHLAAEMWTGKREPTSLVEPTMTKAEEVADGVLMVPGFGHAFALRHTHGLVLFDTGAKLLAEGLHQQVTAWHSGPLTHAVYSHGHLDHVGGLEHFDSDAEARGLPRPEVVAHENVLARFRRYADTQGYNTVINRRQFRRPDLVWPTEFRQPDVTFADTHVIETGGLRLELTHHRGETDDHVVGWLPDRKILLPGDLFLGVAPNAGNPQKVQRYPVDWAAALRWMASLGAEMLLGSHGIPVVGADHVREALQNTARYLETLVDQTLACLNDGATLAETLHRVRVPGDLATLHYLQPLYDEPEFIVRNVWRQFGGWYDGNPAHLKPATDEALATELAALSGGAQVLAGRALELAQAGSHRLACHLAQFAGDAAPDDRAVHTARAEVYALRAAQERSTMSNGIFTWAEAESRGVLAGTDAMTELITVTPPR, via the coding sequence GTGACCACTTCGATCCTCCACCTGGCCGCCGAGATGTGGACCGGCAAGCGCGAGCCGACCTCCCTCGTCGAACCCACCATGACCAAAGCCGAGGAGGTCGCCGACGGGGTACTGATGGTGCCCGGCTTCGGGCACGCCTTCGCCCTCCGGCACACCCACGGCCTCGTGCTCTTCGACACCGGCGCCAAGCTGCTCGCCGAGGGGCTGCACCAGCAGGTCACGGCCTGGCACTCCGGCCCGCTCACGCACGCGGTCTACTCCCACGGCCACCTCGACCACGTCGGGGGCCTGGAGCACTTCGATTCGGATGCAGAGGCCCGCGGACTGCCGCGTCCGGAAGTGGTCGCGCACGAGAACGTTCTCGCACGCTTCAGGCGATACGCCGATACGCAGGGCTACAACACGGTCATCAACCGCCGCCAGTTCCGCCGCCCGGACCTGGTCTGGCCGACCGAGTTCAGGCAGCCGGACGTCACCTTCGCCGACACCCACGTCATCGAGACCGGCGGCCTGCGGCTCGAACTCACCCACCACCGCGGCGAGACCGACGACCACGTGGTCGGCTGGCTCCCCGACCGGAAGATCCTCCTCCCCGGCGACCTGTTCCTCGGCGTCGCCCCGAACGCCGGCAACCCGCAGAAGGTGCAGCGCTACCCGGTCGACTGGGCCGCCGCCCTGCGCTGGATGGCCTCCCTCGGCGCTGAGATGCTGCTCGGCAGCCACGGCATCCCGGTCGTCGGCGCCGACCACGTACGCGAGGCCCTCCAGAACACCGCGCGCTACCTGGAGACCCTCGTCGATCAGACGCTTGCCTGCCTCAACGACGGCGCAACTCTGGCCGAGACCCTGCACCGGGTGCGGGTGCCGGGCGACCTTGCCACCCTGCACTACCTGCAACCGCTCTACGACGAGCCGGAGTTCATCGTCCGCAACGTCTGGCGCCAATTCGGCGGCTGGTACGACGGCAACCCCGCCCACCTCAAGCCGGCCACGGACGAGGCGCTCGCGACCGAACTCGCGGCCCTGAGCGGCGGCGCCCAGGTCCTGGCCGGCCGGGCGCTCGAACTGGCCCAGGCGGGATCCCACCGCCTGGCGTGCCACCTCGCCCAGTTCGCTGGCGACGCGGCGCCCGATGATCGCGCCGTACACACCGCCCGCGCCGAGGTCTACGCGCTGCGCGCCGCCCAGGAGCGCAGCACCATGTCGAACGGCATCTTCACGTGGGCAGAAGCCGAATCCCGCGGCGTGCTCGCCGGCACCGACGCCATGACCGAACTCATCACGGTGACACCGCCTCGATGA
- a CDS encoding DUF3159 domain-containing protein, which yields MTDHDAGTTQRPPIPAPPRRAADIARHVIDGVSAPAVFLITESRRGPEWGAVVALVVALVIAVIRRRRGDSLAVVTVATAIVAFHGLSAIGFGEGRAFYFPEFIVNGVGLLVCAGSLLLGRPITEPVCRKAGVEPTRTAGDPAARIRHRRLTAVWALLWASHLVPLGYLYAIDSLVGLTLLSALFSKPTLLAMAIFTVVVVRRAVRPHSAPSNAPLDQGATTAALPGLPAPHRKDPS from the coding sequence ATGACCGATCACGACGCGGGCACCACACAACGCCCACCGATTCCCGCCCCGCCGCGCCGCGCGGCCGACATCGCGCGGCACGTCATCGACGGAGTCTCCGCACCCGCGGTCTTCCTGATCACCGAGTCCCGCCGCGGGCCGGAGTGGGGAGCGGTCGTCGCGCTTGTGGTCGCGCTGGTGATCGCGGTCATCCGCCGCCGGCGCGGCGACTCCCTGGCCGTCGTCACGGTGGCCACGGCGATCGTGGCCTTCCACGGCCTGAGCGCCATCGGCTTCGGTGAGGGGCGCGCCTTCTACTTCCCCGAATTCATCGTCAACGGTGTCGGCCTACTGGTGTGCGCCGGCTCGCTACTGTTAGGTCGCCCGATCACCGAGCCGGTATGCCGCAAGGCCGGGGTCGAGCCGACGCGCACGGCCGGCGACCCGGCCGCCCGCATACGCCATCGCCGTCTGACCGCGGTCTGGGCCCTGCTGTGGGCCAGCCACCTCGTACCGCTCGGCTATTTGTACGCGATCGACTCGCTCGTCGGGCTCACACTGCTCAGCGCGCTGTTCTCCAAGCCGACGCTGCTGGCGATGGCCATCTTCACCGTTGTGGTCGTCCGCCGCGCAGTACGGCCCCACTCCGCGCCCTCGAACGCTCCACTGGACCAGGGCGCGACCACCGCCGCGCTTCCCGGACTTCCCGCACCGCACCGAAAGGACCCGTCGTGA
- a CDS encoding MBL fold metallo-hydrolase yields the protein MTTTVTLTGTGVPFPSAERAGPGVLVSHDDVHLQIDAGRSTLMRLTQAGISPHQLSALLLTHLHSDHVSDVADLAHTRWVQDHMHGTGPLPVVAVDGHAPGFVRRVLAANAYDVDIRVQHVQDGPPEVIGHWFALPHTPAEVWRSPCGRVCVEAVRVRHEPVEQAVGYRITTPEGVVVVSGDTRVCEEVAALSAGADILVHEACRSSALAEFVRGTRFETIFSYHADTVALGAMAKRLGVPHLVLTHLIPEPASPGQAAEFEDEVRQGGYEGHVSVGHDLLSVTLEQGVR from the coding sequence ATGACCACCACCGTGACGCTGACCGGTACCGGCGTCCCTTTCCCCAGCGCTGAGCGGGCCGGTCCCGGAGTGCTGGTGAGTCACGACGACGTCCACCTCCAGATCGATGCCGGCCGCTCGACGCTGATGCGGTTGACCCAGGCCGGGATCAGCCCGCACCAGCTGTCCGCGCTGCTGCTCACGCACCTGCACAGCGACCACGTCAGCGACGTCGCCGACCTGGCGCACACCCGGTGGGTGCAGGACCACATGCACGGCACCGGCCCGCTCCCGGTGGTCGCGGTCGACGGACACGCGCCCGGGTTCGTACGCCGGGTGCTGGCGGCGAACGCCTACGACGTGGACATACGGGTTCAGCACGTGCAGGACGGCCCGCCCGAGGTGATCGGCCACTGGTTCGCGCTCCCGCACACCCCGGCCGAAGTGTGGCGCAGCCCCTGCGGCCGGGTGTGCGTCGAGGCCGTCCGGGTGCGGCACGAGCCGGTTGAGCAGGCTGTCGGCTACCGGATCACCACCCCGGAGGGGGTGGTCGTCGTATCCGGCGATACGCGGGTCTGCGAAGAGGTCGCGGCGCTGTCCGCCGGCGCCGACATCCTGGTCCACGAGGCGTGCCGGAGCTCGGCGCTGGCCGAGTTCGTCAGGGGCACGCGCTTCGAGACGATCTTCAGCTACCACGCCGACACCGTCGCGCTGGGCGCAATGGCCAAGCGCCTCGGCGTGCCGCACCTGGTGCTGACCCACCTGATCCCCGAACCGGCCTCGCCCGGGCAGGCGGCCGAGTTCGAGGACGAGGTGCGCCAAGGCGGTTACGAGGGACATGTGTCGGTCGGCCACGACCTGCTGTCGGTCACGCTCGAGCAGGGAGTCCGCTGA
- a CDS encoding VOC family protein, which translates to MGEIEIPAGTAPGPVDVDVHDGLHSELGALRGEHPGRARNPVIKVVELGWLEFVKPDLDRAEHFARDFGFVVHDRTPDRLSLRGTWSALPCLVIRRGRHARFVGPTFVAESTTDVRRLARWAGANALPLGSGQAVQLTDPSGFPVRVAAGLDRLSALPERDPLDFNFGTKPIRLGTTQRPPRGAAEVQRLGHVVLETPRFRNALEWYLEALGLIVSDFLYLDELRDRGPTMAFLRCDLGPVPADHHTLAMHLGPRAGYVHSAYQVTDLDAVAAGGAYLADQGYHRVWGIGRHIQGSQIFDYWHDPDRMMLEHYADGDLFDSSLEPGWAPMSASGLSQWGPPVSRDFLGSKPTPGMVTALLKALGDKTNDIDKDVLKALAKAMAA; encoded by the coding sequence ATGGGGGAGATCGAAATACCGGCCGGGACCGCGCCCGGCCCGGTCGACGTCGACGTCCACGACGGCCTGCACAGCGAGCTCGGCGCCCTGCGCGGCGAGCACCCGGGCCGCGCCCGCAACCCGGTGATCAAGGTGGTGGAGCTCGGCTGGCTGGAGTTCGTCAAGCCCGACCTCGACCGCGCCGAGCACTTCGCCCGCGACTTCGGCTTCGTCGTCCACGACCGCACCCCGGACCGGCTCAGCCTGCGCGGCACCTGGTCGGCGCTGCCGTGCCTGGTGATCCGCCGCGGTCGGCACGCCCGCTTCGTCGGGCCCACGTTCGTCGCCGAGTCGACCACCGACGTGCGGCGGCTGGCCCGCTGGGCCGGCGCCAACGCGCTCCCGCTCGGCAGCGGCCAGGCCGTCCAGCTCACCGATCCGAGTGGCTTCCCGGTGCGGGTCGCAGCCGGCCTGGACCGCCTGTCGGCACTGCCCGAGCGTGACCCGCTCGACTTCAATTTCGGTACGAAGCCGATCCGGCTGGGCACCACCCAGCGGCCCCCGCGAGGCGCGGCGGAGGTGCAGCGGCTCGGGCATGTCGTACTGGAGACGCCGCGGTTCAGGAACGCGCTGGAGTGGTACCTCGAAGCCCTCGGCCTGATCGTCAGTGACTTCCTGTACCTGGACGAACTCCGCGACCGCGGGCCCACGATGGCCTTTCTGCGCTGCGACCTCGGCCCGGTGCCGGCCGATCACCACACCCTCGCGATGCACCTCGGGCCGCGCGCGGGCTACGTGCATTCGGCCTACCAGGTCACCGACCTCGACGCCGTGGCGGCGGGCGGCGCGTACCTCGCCGACCAGGGCTACCACCGCGTGTGGGGCATCGGCCGGCACATCCAGGGCAGCCAGATCTTCGACTACTGGCACGACCCGGACCGGATGATGCTCGAGCACTACGCCGACGGGGATCTCTTCGACAGCTCCCTCGAACCCGGCTGGGCGCCGATGAGCGCCAGCGGCCTTTCCCAGTGGGGCCCGCCCGTATCCCGCGACTTCCTGGGGAGCAAACCCACTCCCGGCATGGTCACCGCCCTGCTCAAGGCGCTGGGCGACAAGACCAACGACATCGACAAAGACGTCCTGAAGGCACTGGCGAAAGCGATGGCGGCATAA
- a CDS encoding acyl-CoA synthetase, translated as MPAELPPLSSADDLRAIEQVPLAERDLALTTYELLSRAAQRWHDEPCSLWIPDAAAFEDNVAVTYGELHARVRRIAHGLHRLGVGREDAVTLAAPNCSDLLAATLAAQAVGIAAPVNAALDVRHLTHIVRLTGSRVLVTAGPELDEALWKRLLDSAGALGIEVLVALSPDGGEKGTAAALEARPGLRTVWLDDLVEGAPPAPAGLPSAPPAPDDLAAFFHTGGTTGMPKVAAHTHRNQAVMAWSVALAGGAGTGQSIVAGLPLFHVNALLVTALAPMVTGARPIWPSPLGYRDPNLYAAFWRLVEHYRPRAMSAVPTVYAYLSAMPVDADISSLELPVVGAAPLPDSVRRAFVEATGLELHEGYGLTEGTCATSATLPGDVRPGSVGQRLPYQEVVAADVDRTSGRVRALSAGEVGELLISGPTVFAGYLRRDGDRRSVDDSGVVVDGWLRTGDLGFVRNERIHLRGRQKDLIIRGGHNIDPAVIEDVLLDHPAVTAAGAVGRPDRTSGEIPVVFVTLTTSEVTVEELSDWAARHIGEPAARPKSITVLDAIPLTEIGKPFKPALREAAAAQHFRHELAEHGIDDVRVRADHEGGRLVVFLSGDAAVRAAAALKGYDVAFRTDAEEADQ; from the coding sequence ATGCCGGCCGAACTGCCCCCGCTGTCATCAGCGGACGACCTCCGCGCCATCGAGCAGGTCCCGCTGGCCGAGCGCGACCTCGCGCTCACCACGTACGAGCTGCTCAGCCGTGCCGCGCAGCGATGGCACGACGAACCGTGCTCGCTGTGGATCCCGGACGCGGCCGCGTTCGAGGACAACGTGGCAGTGACGTACGGGGAGTTGCATGCCCGCGTGCGCAGGATCGCGCATGGACTGCATCGGCTGGGTGTCGGCCGCGAGGACGCGGTCACGCTGGCGGCGCCCAACTGCAGTGACCTCCTCGCCGCGACCCTGGCGGCGCAGGCCGTCGGGATCGCAGCGCCCGTCAACGCCGCGCTCGACGTGCGTCACCTCACGCACATCGTGCGCCTGACCGGCTCCCGCGTGCTGGTCACCGCCGGTCCCGAACTCGACGAGGCGTTGTGGAAACGGCTCTTGGACTCTGCCGGCGCCCTCGGGATCGAGGTTCTCGTCGCGCTCTCGCCCGACGGCGGCGAGAAGGGCACGGCGGCCGCGCTGGAGGCGCGCCCGGGGCTTCGCACCGTATGGCTCGACGACCTGGTGGAGGGCGCACCGCCCGCTCCTGCCGGACTCCCGAGCGCACCGCCGGCGCCCGATGACCTGGCCGCCTTCTTCCACACCGGCGGCACCACCGGCATGCCCAAGGTGGCCGCCCACACCCACCGCAATCAGGCGGTGATGGCATGGAGCGTCGCGCTCGCGGGCGGTGCGGGCACTGGCCAGAGCATCGTCGCCGGCCTGCCGCTCTTCCACGTCAACGCCCTTCTGGTGACCGCCCTGGCGCCGATGGTGACCGGCGCCCGGCCGATCTGGCCGAGCCCGCTCGGCTATCGCGACCCGAATCTTTACGCTGCGTTCTGGCGGCTCGTCGAGCACTACCGGCCCCGCGCCATGTCCGCGGTGCCGACTGTCTACGCCTATCTGTCGGCCATGCCGGTCGACGCCGACATCAGCTCGCTGGAGCTGCCCGTCGTCGGCGCCGCTCCGCTGCCCGACAGCGTGCGGCGTGCCTTCGTCGAGGCTACGGGCCTTGAGTTGCACGAGGGTTACGGCCTCACCGAGGGCACATGCGCGACGTCAGCGACCCTGCCCGGAGATGTCCGCCCGGGGTCGGTAGGGCAGCGACTGCCCTACCAGGAGGTGGTGGCGGCGGACGTCGACCGGACGAGCGGCCGGGTACGGGCGCTGTCCGCGGGTGAAGTCGGCGAGCTGCTGATCAGTGGCCCGACTGTGTTCGCGGGCTATCTGCGGCGCGACGGCGACCGCAGATCGGTGGATGACAGTGGCGTCGTCGTCGATGGCTGGTTGCGCACGGGTGATCTGGGCTTCGTACGCAACGAGCGGATCCATCTGCGCGGTCGGCAGAAGGACCTGATCATCCGTGGCGGGCACAACATCGACCCCGCTGTGATCGAGGACGTCCTGCTCGACCACCCCGCCGTGACCGCGGCCGGCGCCGTCGGCCGACCCGACCGCACGTCGGGCGAAATCCCCGTCGTCTTCGTCACGCTCACCACGTCGGAGGTCACCGTGGAGGAGCTGTCGGACTGGGCGGCGCGGCACATCGGCGAACCGGCCGCCCGGCCGAAATCGATCACGGTGCTCGACGCGATCCCGCTCACCGAGATCGGGAAGCCGTTCAAGCCCGCGCTGCGCGAGGCGGCGGCGGCCCAGCACTTCCGTCACGAGCTCGCCGAGCACGGCATCGACGACGTCAGGGTGCGTGCCGACCATGAAGGCGGCCGCCTGGTCGTGTTCCTGTCCGGCGACGCGGCCGTCCGGGCCGCCGCGGCGCTCAAGGGCTACGACGTGGCGTTCCGTACCGATGCCGAGGAGGCGGACCAGTGA
- the mhpA gene encoding bifunctional 3-(3-hydroxy-phenyl)propionate/3-hydroxycinnamic acid hydroxylase MhpA — MTSTGPWDVIVIGAGPTGLSAATLLGQCGLRVTVVERHREVYPLPRGVHLDDEVYRILHQMGVGEEFASHTRPAAGLRLVDERHRVLATFTRHGVTAAGLPPANMFDQPDLERLLRDNLKGLPEVSVLGGHELRRLDTAEAGSVTAHVRGPDGTTVNLSAPYVIACDGANSTVRAQLEIDSDDLGFDQRWLVVDVRCTLDLDAWDGVHQVCDTRRASTYMRVGEDRYRWEFQLLDGETAGGFAGIPALRPLIEPWVRGIPDDQLELVRCAEYTFRARVARHWRAGRVFLAGDAAHVTPPFIGQGLCAGLRDAHNLAWKLAAVLGCRAAPELLDSYEAERRPHATTMIKRAKAMGQLMTGGGRAASLIRRRLVPALARSQTIRRKLLNSRTPALTPGHRVQRHPPRTVRGALLPLVRLRGPDGEPVLVDRLLGDRTAVVALPGTDLAAVPDALPSAWLTVDPEGSEGERLLARWLRDAGVEWVSVDPDRVVRAAGRTRLPR; from the coding sequence GTGACGTCCACCGGACCCTGGGACGTGATCGTGATCGGTGCCGGACCGACCGGTCTGTCGGCGGCGACCCTGCTGGGGCAATGTGGCCTGCGCGTCACCGTCGTCGAGCGGCACCGCGAGGTGTACCCGCTGCCGCGGGGTGTCCATCTCGATGACGAGGTTTACCGGATCCTCCACCAGATGGGCGTCGGCGAGGAGTTCGCTTCCCACACCCGTCCTGCGGCGGGCCTGCGGCTGGTCGACGAACGTCACCGCGTGCTGGCCACTTTCACTCGCCATGGGGTGACGGCAGCGGGCCTTCCGCCGGCCAACATGTTCGACCAGCCCGACCTCGAGCGCCTGCTGCGCGACAATCTCAAAGGCCTCCCCGAGGTGTCGGTGCTCGGCGGCCATGAGCTGCGACGTCTCGATACCGCGGAAGCCGGATCGGTGACCGCGCACGTACGCGGCCCGGACGGTACGACGGTCAACCTGAGCGCGCCCTACGTGATTGCCTGCGACGGCGCCAACAGCACAGTCCGCGCCCAGTTGGAGATCGACAGCGACGACCTCGGCTTCGACCAGCGCTGGCTGGTCGTCGACGTCCGCTGCACGCTTGACCTCGACGCTTGGGACGGAGTGCACCAGGTGTGCGACACCCGCCGGGCCAGCACGTACATGCGGGTCGGAGAGGACCGCTACCGCTGGGAGTTCCAGCTGCTCGACGGCGAGACCGCCGGCGGCTTCGCGGGCATCCCGGCGCTGCGCCCGCTCATCGAACCCTGGGTCCGTGGCATTCCGGACGACCAGCTGGAGCTGGTGCGGTGCGCGGAGTACACCTTCCGTGCCCGAGTCGCACGGCACTGGCGGGCCGGCCGGGTCTTTCTCGCCGGCGACGCCGCCCACGTCACGCCGCCGTTCATCGGCCAGGGCCTGTGCGCCGGCCTGCGCGACGCGCACAACCTCGCGTGGAAGCTGGCCGCGGTTCTGGGCTGCCGCGCCGCGCCGGAGCTCCTGGACTCCTACGAAGCCGAGCGCCGCCCGCACGCGACCACGATGATCAAACGGGCGAAGGCCATGGGGCAGTTGATGACCGGCGGCGGCCGGGCCGCGTCCCTGATACGCCGCCGCCTCGTCCCCGCCCTGGCACGTTCCCAGACAATCAGGCGGAAGCTGCTGAACAGCCGCACTCCGGCACTCACGCCTGGACACCGCGTACAGCGCCACCCCCCGCGCACCGTACGCGGTGCGCTCCTCCCGCTCGTCCGCCTGCGCGGACCGGACGGCGAACCCGTACTGGTCGACCGGCTGCTCGGTGACCGCACCGCCGTCGTCGCCCTGCCCGGCACCGACCTGGCGGCCGTCCCCGACGCCCTGCCGTCGGCCTGGCTGACCGTCGACCCGGAGGGCAGCGAGGGCGAGCGCCTCCTCGCTCGCTGGCTGCGGGACGCCGGCGTCGAATGGGTCAGCGTCGACCCCGACCGCGTGGTCAGGGCCGCCGGGCGAACGAGGCTGCCGCGGTGA
- a CDS encoding TetR/AcrR family transcriptional regulator, giving the protein MSERPPTRVERRKLRTRTALIEAAQEIYARRGDFDVSIQQITEAADVGFGTFYNHFSSKAELLDTAIGQALEAHAAWLEDLLADVDDPAVVFATSMRLTGRLVRTRPRLAKVMMNSRGALLNAPFGHAAHARSDIEAAMAAGRFVIEDVDVALACTAGCLIATMHLCTGAPPDTVDSIADQAVRNVLRMFGMNDADVTEIVSLPLPTDEPQDPSL; this is encoded by the coding sequence ATGTCGGAACGGCCGCCAACACGCGTGGAGCGACGCAAGCTGCGCACCCGCACAGCTCTGATCGAAGCCGCGCAGGAGATCTACGCCCGGCGCGGAGACTTCGACGTCAGCATCCAGCAGATCACCGAGGCGGCCGACGTCGGCTTCGGGACCTTCTACAACCACTTCTCCTCCAAGGCCGAGCTGCTCGACACGGCCATCGGCCAAGCTCTCGAGGCGCACGCCGCCTGGCTGGAGGACCTGCTCGCCGACGTCGACGACCCGGCCGTGGTCTTCGCGACGTCCATGCGGCTGACCGGCCGGCTGGTACGCACCCGCCCCCGGCTGGCGAAGGTGATGATGAACAGCAGGGGTGCGCTGCTCAACGCGCCGTTCGGCCACGCGGCACACGCCCGCAGCGACATCGAGGCGGCGATGGCCGCCGGGCGGTTCGTGATCGAGGATGTGGATGTCGCCCTTGCCTGCACGGCCGGATGTCTGATCGCCACCATGCACCTGTGCACCGGCGCACCGCCGGACACGGTCGACTCCATCGCCGACCAGGCCGTGCGGAACGTGCTGCGGATGTTTGGTATGAACGATGCCGATGTGACCGAGATCGTGTCTCTGCCGCTCCCCACCGACGAGCCGCAGGACCCGTCGCTCTGA
- a CDS encoding TetR/AcrR family transcriptional regulator yields MAPIPTEALLDAAAELLDEGGPDAVTLRDVGARAGVSRGAPYGHFADKECLLGAVAAEGWERFSDEIAALRGTPSGRLRGALTALVSIGRRHPHLYRQMFGPPRYLFRGPARGPLASGPGMTVPPCRRDDLGGGVTGSERCRWRR; encoded by the coding sequence GTGGCTCCCATCCCGACGGAGGCGCTTCTCGACGCGGCCGCCGAGCTGCTCGACGAGGGCGGCCCTGACGCGGTAACCCTGCGGGATGTGGGCGCACGGGCCGGTGTGAGCCGCGGCGCCCCCTACGGGCACTTCGCCGACAAGGAGTGCCTGCTTGGCGCCGTCGCCGCAGAAGGCTGGGAGCGTTTCAGCGACGAGATCGCAGCCCTGCGCGGCACCCCGTCCGGCAGGCTCCGGGGCGCCCTCACCGCGCTCGTCTCCATCGGCCGCCGCCACCCTCACCTCTACCGGCAGATGTTCGGCCCCCCCCGTTATCTTTTTCGCGGTCCTGCAAGAGGGCCGCTGGCCTCCGGGCCCGGCATGACTGTTCCCCCCTGTCGAAGAGATGACCTGGGGGGTGGTGTCACCGGGTCCGAGAGGTGCCGTTGGAGACGCTGA
- a CDS encoding IS110 family transposase, with protein MDDIDDVGVFLGLDVGKSAHHGHGLTPAGKKVLDKPLPNSEPKLRAVFDKLAAKFGTVLVIVDQPASIGALPLTVARDAGCKVAYLPGLSMRRIADLYPGEAKTDAKDAAVIADAARTMPHTLRSLELTDEITAELTVLVGFDQDLAAEATRTSNRIRGLLTQFHPSLERVLGPRLDHQAVTWLLERYGSPAALRKAGQHRLTEVIRPKAPRMATRLIDEIFDALDEQTVVVPGTGTLDVVIPSLARSLAAVHEQRRGLETQIGQLLEAHPLSRVLTSMPGVAVRTAATLLVTVGDGTSFPTAAHLASYAGLAPTTKSSGTSIHGEHAPRGGNRQLKRAMFLSAFAALHDPASRTYYDRCRARGKTHTQALLRLARHRISVLFAMLRDGTFYEPRTPRLA; from the coding sequence TTGGATGACATCGACGACGTGGGCGTCTTCCTCGGCCTGGACGTCGGCAAGAGCGCCCATCACGGGCACGGCCTCACCCCGGCCGGCAAGAAGGTCCTCGACAAGCCCCTGCCCAACAGCGAACCGAAGCTGCGGGCCGTCTTCGACAAGCTGGCCGCGAAGTTCGGCACCGTCCTGGTCATCGTGGACCAGCCCGCCTCCATCGGAGCCCTGCCCCTGACGGTCGCCCGGGACGCCGGCTGCAAGGTCGCCTACCTGCCCGGACTCTCGATGCGGCGGATCGCCGACCTCTACCCGGGCGAGGCGAAGACCGACGCGAAGGACGCCGCGGTGATCGCGGACGCCGCCCGGACGATGCCACACACCCTGCGCTCGCTGGAACTGACCGACGAGATCACCGCCGAACTGACCGTGCTGGTGGGCTTCGACCAGGACCTCGCGGCCGAGGCCACCCGCACCTCCAACCGCATACGTGGTCTGCTCACCCAGTTCCACCCCAGCCTGGAGCGGGTCCTCGGCCCGCGCCTGGACCATCAGGCTGTGACCTGGCTGCTGGAACGCTACGGATCCCCGGCCGCCCTGCGGAAGGCCGGCCAGCACAGGCTGACTGAGGTGATTCGGCCCAAGGCCCCACGCATGGCCACCCGGCTGATCGACGAGATCTTCGACGCACTCGACGAACAGACCGTCGTGGTCCCCGGGACCGGCACCCTCGACGTCGTGATCCCGTCGCTGGCCCGCTCGCTCGCGGCCGTCCACGAACAGCGACGCGGCCTGGAAACACAGATCGGGCAGCTGCTGGAGGCTCACCCTCTTTCCCGGGTCCTGACCTCGATGCCGGGGGTCGCGGTCAGGACCGCAGCCACCTTGCTGGTCACCGTCGGCGACGGCACCAGCTTCCCCACCGCCGCCCACCTCGCCTCCTACGCCGGACTTGCCCCTACCACCAAGTCGTCCGGGACCTCGATCCACGGCGAACACGCTCCCAGAGGCGGCAACCGCCAGCTCAAACGCGCGATGTTCCTCTCCGCGTTCGCCGCCCTGCACGATCCCGCCTCCCGCACCTACTACGACCGCTGCCGGGCCCGGGGAAAGACCCACACACAAGCTCTTCTCCGCCTGGCCCGTCACCGCATCAGCGTGCTGTTCGCGATGCTCCGCGACGGCACCTTCTACGAACCCCGCACCCCCCGCCTCGCTTGA